DNA sequence from the Brachybacterium avium genome:
GTGGCGGTGGCGTGGCGGCAGATCTACTCGCCGTACGGGCTGCTGAACGATGTGCTGCGAGCGGTGGGCCTGGACGCGCTCGCGCGGGGCTGGCTCGGGGACCCGGGCACGGCGCTGGCGGCGGTGGGATTCATCGGCACCTGGGTGCAGATGGGGCTGGTGATGCTGCTGATGCTGTCGGGCATGAGCCGTATCCCGGCGGAGCTGTTCGAGGCGGCCCGTCTCGACGGAGCCGGGGCGGTCAGGGAGTTCTTCGCCCTCACCCTTCCCGCCGTGCGCGGCGAGATCACGGTCGCACTGGTGCTGACGATCATCGCGGCGCTGAAGACCTTCGACCTGGTCTACATGACCACCTCCGGTGGGCCCGGCAACACCACCACCGTGCCCAGCTTCGAGGTGTACTTCCGTGCCTTCGAGCTGCGCACCGTCGGCTCCGCCTCCGCAGTCGCGATCGTGCTGACGGCCCTGATCTTCGTGATCAACGTGGGCGTCACTCGGATCGGGGAGCGTGAGTCATGAGGGTATCCCGCGCCGAGACGTCGCTGAACTACGTGATCCTGCTGGGCTTCGCCGCCTTCGCGCTGATCCCGGTGCTCACCATCGTGCTCACCTCCGTCTCCGCGCCGCTGGGTCAGAGCGGGGGCCTGCACCTGGAGAACTTCGCCCGCGCCTGGACGATCGGCGGCTTCGGGAGGTCGCTGGGGAACTCGGTGGTGGTCGCCGCGATCGTGGTGGGCCTGGCGACCGTGCTCGCGATCCTGGCCGGCTACGCCTTCGGCACCATGCGCTTCCGCGGCTCGACGGTGCTGTTCTACCTGTTCCTGCTGGGGCTGATGATCCCCAGCGAGGCGACGATCATCCCGCTGTTCTTCGACCTGCGTTCCCTGGGCCTGACCGATACCTTTGTCGCGATCGCGATGCCGCAGGTGGCGCAGTCGATCGCCTTCGGCACCTTCTGGCTGCGGGCCCAGTTCCGGGCCCTGCCCAGCAGTCTCATCGAGGCCGCCGCGCTCGACGGCGCCGGCCCGCTGCAGGCCCTGGTGCGGGTGCTGGTGCCCGCCTCCCGGCCCGCGATCGTGACCATGCTGGTGCTGGTGTTCATGTGGACCTGGAACGAGTTCCTCATCGCGCTGATCATGGCGCCGGGTGGGAAGCTGCGCACCGCCCCGCTGGGGCTGGCGAACTTCCAGGGCCAGTACACCTCCGAGACCGCGCTGCTGGCCGCCGGCGCGGTGATCGTGGCCCTGCCCACCGTGATCCTGTTCCTGTTCCTGCAGCGTCATTTCATCCGCGGAATGCTCGAAGGAGTCGCCAAGTGATGTTCCCCCTGCCCACTGATCCCGCCCGTCCTGAGGACTCCGGCACACCCGCCGGCGCGTCGACCCCCGCGCCGCCCGGCGCGGCCGAGTGCCAGGACTGGGACCCGCTGGCCGCCCAGCGCACCGCGACGGACCCACCGCTGGACGTGCTGCTGTCCGGCACGGTGTTCTTCGACATCGTCTTCACCGGCATGGAACGGCTCCCGCAGCCCGGTGAGGAGATGTGGTCCAAGGGCATGGGCTCCAGCCCCGGCGGGATCGCGAACCTCGCCACCGCCGCTGCCCGACTGGGGCTGCGCACCGGCCTGGTCGCCGGGTTCGGGGACGACGCCTATGCCGACTGGATGTGGCACACCATGGCGCAGGAGGAGGGCATCGACCTCTCTGCCTCGCGCCGCTTCGACGACTTCCACTCGGCGCTGACCGTCTCGATCGCCGCCGAGGGGGATCGGGCGATGGCCACCCACGGCCATGAGCTGCCCGAGCCGCTGTCCACCCTGATCGCTGCGGCGCCCGCCGCCCGGGCCGCCGTGGTGGACCTGGCGGGGGAGACGTCCTGGTGGGCGCAGCTCGCCCAGCGCGGCTCGCTGATCTTCGCCGACATCGGCTTCGACGAGACCGGCCGCTGGGACCCCGCCGACCTCGCCCCGCTCGCCCACTGCCACGCCTTCACCCCCAACGCGCTCGAGGCGATGGCCTACACCCGCACGGACAGCCCCGACAAGGCGGTGCGCGCGCTCGCCGAGATGGTGCCGCTGGCGGTGGTGACCGACGGCGCCCACGGCTCCTACGCGATCGACTCGACCACGGGGGAGGAGGCGTACTGCCCCGCCGTCCCGGTCACCGCGATCGACACCACCGGCGCCGGGGACGTGTTCGCCGCGGCGATGGTGCTGGGCACCCTCGCTTCCTGGCCGCTCGAGGAGCGGCTGCGCTTCGCCTCCCTGTGCTCGGCGCTGGCCGTCCAGCAATTCGGCGGCTCCCTCGCCGCCCCCGGCTGGGGCGACATCACCGACTGGTGGCGCTGCATGAGCGAGGCCGCCGAGGGCGGTGACCTGCGCGCCGCCTACACCCGCAGCGGGTACCGGTTCCTGGACGCCCTCGTCCCCGACCATCCCGTCCAGGGCCGCCGCCGCGCCCAGGGGACCTTCGCGCTGCGCTCCGACGCCGGGGTGCACTGAGCGGGCCGACGTCCGGCCGGGCTCGGGCGGGAGGGCGGCCTCGCATCCCTCCCCGTCCGCTCCGCCGGGAGGTCAGCGCAGCAGGTGCTGGATCAGCGGCAGGGCGAACTCCCAGTCGTCCCCATCGGGATCGGTGAGCCCGGCGTCGGCGAGCCAGCTCGCATCGGCCTCGGGATGCGGGCCGACGAGGGCCGCACGCCCGGCGCCGAGCTCGTAGAGCGCCGCGGCGAGATCGCCGTTCTCATAGCGGGCATACGACTCCGCACCCGCTTCCGGGAGCCGGGCCCCCTCCTGGAAGTACGTCCAGCGCACCGTGTCCTGCCAGGTCACCTCGACCAGGTGGTCCGCGCTGTCCGTCACCGGGAAGCCCGCGGCGCCCACCTCGCCCTCCACGGTGTCCTCCAGCAGGCCGAAGCCCTCGGGCCCGGCGAGATACGCACCCATGCACATGCCCAGGTAGCGGCCGCCGTCGCGGACGAACTGCCCGAGGGCGGAGGCGAACCCGTCCGGCATCTCCGCCGCGGCCGCGGCCACGTCGTCCCCGCCGCCGGGCTGTGCGAACAGGTCCGCGCCCCGCAGGGACTCGGCCGTGAGCGGCAGCTCCTCCTCGGGGCCGATGTACATGATGTCCATGCCCAGCGGGGCGGCGCCCAGCCGCTCGGCGAGGGTCTCCGCACATCCCGGGCAGCCGGCAGGGCCCCGGTACACCAGCGCCCGGGGGACGGATCGCTCGGCTCCCGGCGAGGAGCAGGCGGCGGCGAGGGCGAGCGGCGCGAGCAGCGCCGCCGTGAGGACGGCGCGCCGCCCGCGCGGGGACGTCGAGCGGTGGCGGTCCATGGCCCCAGGCTAGGGCCGTCGGCCGGGAGTGAAGGGTTGACATCTCGTCGCGAGGTCTTAAAGTACTTGCATGCCACAAACAACTATCGATCGTGAGGACCCCGGCGATGCCGGCGCCATCCTGCGCGAGCTCGTCACCACCCTGCGGGTCTTCCGTTACGCCGGGCAGCAGTCCGGGCAGCGCACCGCCTGGAGCACCGCCAGCGGCGTGCTCCAGTTCCTGGACCACCGGGATGCGCGCCTGAGCGAACTCGCCCGGGAGGTCTCGGCCTCCGTGTCCGTCACCTCCCGCGCGGTCGACGCCCTCGAGCAGGACGGGCACGTCGAGCGCCGCGTCGATGCGTCCGACGGCAGGGCCTGCGTCGTCAGCCTCACCCCGCGCGGACGCACCCATCTGCACGAGACCCAGCGAGAGATCGCCGCTGAATTCACCGATGTCTTGCACGACTGGTCGCCGCAGGAGATCCACGACGCCCTCGAGGTCCTGCAGAAGCTGAACCTCCGCCTCGCCGATTTCACCTCCCGCCTGCACGGCGGGCAGGGAAAGGACCTCACCCGATGACCGATACCCTCTCGACCCCGACGAAGTCCCTCCAGCACCGCGAGGTGCTGCAGGTGATGACCGGCCTGCTGGCCGCGCTGTTCACCGCGCTGCTCTCGAACACGATCGTCTCCACCGCGCTGCCCACGATCATGGCGGACCTGAACGGGACCCAGCGGCAGTACACCTGGGTGATCACCGCCAGCCTGCTGATGATGACGATCAGCACCCCGATCTGGGGCAAGCTCTCCGACCTGTTCGACAAGAAGCGCCTGGTGCAGCTCGCGATCGTGCTGTTCGTCGCCGGCTCGCTGATCGCCGGATTCGCCACCTCGATCCCGATGATGATGGCCGCACGCGTCGTCCAGGGCATCGCCATGGGCGGCCTGATGGCGCTCGTGCAGTCGATCATGGGCGCGATCATCTCCCCCCGCGAGCGCGGCCGGTACGCCGGCTTCATGGGCGGGGTCATGGGGATCGCGACCGTCTCCGGCCCGCTGCTCGGCGGCGTCATCACCGATGGGCTGGGCTGGCGGTGGACCTACTTCGTCTGCGTCCCCCTGGCGGTGGCCTCCCTCGTGCTCATCCAGCTGAAGCTGCGGATCCCGCCGCAGCCGGCCCGGCGCGTGAGCATCGACTACGCCGGCGGCATCTTGATCGCGCTGACCGCCGCGCTGCCGATGCTGTGGGTCACATTCGCCGGCAGCAGCTACGACTGGATCTCCTGGGAGTCGGCCGCCTTCGTCGGCGGCTTCCTCCTCACGGCGACCCTCGGCGTCATCGTCGAGCTGCGCGCCCCCGAGCCGATCGTGCCGATCCGGCTGCTGCGCAACAACACCGCGGCCCTGATGATCGTCGCGAGCATCGCCGTGGGCGTGGCGATGTTCGGACCGGCCGTGTTCCTGACCCAGTACTTCCAGCTCGGCAAGGGGCATACCCCGACCGAGGCCGGGCTGCTCATCCTGCCCATGATCATCGTCCAGACGTTCTCCTCCGCCATCGGCGGGATGATCGTCAGCCGCACCGGGCGGTGGAAGCCGATCATGCTGCTGGGCAGCGTGCTCATGGTCCTCGGCCTCTCCGGGCTGGGGGCGGTCGACCACACCACGGGGTACCTCTGGGTGGCGATCTCGATGGCGCTGACCGGCGCGGGCGTCGGTGCACTCATCCAGAACATCGTCCTGGCCGTGCAGAACACGGTAGACGTCACGGACGTCGGCGCATCCTCGGCCACCATCGCGTTCTTCCGTTCCCTGGGCGGCGCGATCGGCGTCTCCGCCCTCGGCGCGATCCTCACGAATCGGGTCGCGGCGGGAGTCCAGGAGCGGCTGGCCGAGCAGGGCATCACCGGCGCAGACGTCGGCGGGCAGGGCTCGGACACGCAGCTGGACCTGTCGGATCTGCCCGGCCCCGTGCAGGATCTGGTCCACGATGCCTACGCGGACGGCTTCGGGCACATCTTCCTGATCGCCGCGATCATCTCGCTCATCACCCTCGTCGCAGTGCTGATCGTGCGGGAGACGACCCTGCGCACCACCATCGGGCTCGCCCCGAAGGAGACGGACCAGCAGGCTGCGGCCGACGGGCCGACGACCGAGCCGGCCCACGCCGCCGCCGTCCCGGCTGCGGCCGGGGGCAGCGGCGACGGATCCCGCTCTGTGCAGGGGGAGAGCGCCGCGGAGGCGCGCCACTCCACGGATCGTCCTGCCGGCGGAGCCTGACGCCACCGGCAGACGCCCCCGGACCCTCGCCATCAGCGGCGAGGGCCCGGGGGCGTCTGAGGTCTCCTGTGCGGCGCCGGCCGTCGGGCCGGAGATGCGCCGCACAGCGTTCGGGGGCTGCGCTCAGAAGTCCCAGTCCTCGTCGCTGGTCTCCTCTGCGGTGCCGATCACGTATGCGGAGCCGGAACCGCTGAAGAAGTCGTGGTTCTCATCGGAGCCGGGGGAGAGCGCGGCGAGGATCTCGGGGCTGACCCGAGTCTCCTCGGCCGTGAACCGGGCGGGATAGCCGAGGTTCATCAGGGCCTTGTTCGCGTTGTAGCGCACGAACGCGGCGACATCATCCATCAGCCCCAGCGGCTCGTACAGCTCGCTGGAGTACTGCAGCTCGAGCTCGTAGAGCTCCTCGAGCAGGGCGTAGGTGAACTCGCGCATGTTCTCCTGCGTCGCCTGGTCGTGCTGGGCCAGCCCGCGCTGGTACTTAAAGCCGGAGTAGTAGCCGTGCACGGCCTTGTCGCGCAGGATGAGGCGGACCATGTCCGCGGTGTTGGTGAGGGTGGCCCGGACGGAGAAGTGCAGCGGCAGGTAGAAGCCCGCGTAGAGCAGCAGCGAGGACAGCAGCGTCGAGGACACCTTGCGCCTCAGCGGATCGTCCCCGTAGTAGTGCTGCAGCACCGTCGTGCACCGCTGCTGCAGCAGGTCGTTCTCCACCGCCCAGCGGTAGGCGCTGTCGATCTCCGGGGTGCTGCAGAAGGTGGAGAACACCGAGGAATAGGACCGGGCGTGCACAGACTGCATGAAGGCGATGTTCGTGTACACCGCCTCCTCGTGCTCGGTGCGCGCGTCCTGGATCTGGCAGACCTCTCCGACGGTCGCCTGGACGGTGTCGAGCATGGTCAGCCCGGTGAAGACCCGCATCGTCGCGGTGCGCTGGACGTCGTCGAGCTGCTGCTGCCAGGACTGCAGGTCGTTGGACAGCGGCACCTTCTCCGGCAGCCAGAAGTTCGCAGTCAGCCGGTTCCAGACCTCGAGGTCCTTCTCATCGCCCACCCGGTTCCAGTTGATCGGACGCAGCCGAGCGGTGGGGTCGTGTCGGTACCCGGGCGGGGTGATCGAGTGCTCGAGCAGGGGATGGGGTTCGGTGATGACGGTCATCGGGAGTTCCTTCTCGCGGGTCGTGGGTTGTGGGTCGTGGGTCGTGAGCGGCGGCGCGGGGCGGTCGCGGGGTCGTGGGTCCGGCCGGGTCGGGCTGGGGGAGGGGCGCCGCTTCACGGCTGGGGTGCGGCGACCGGCTCCTGCTCCCAGAAGCGGTCCAGCCCGTGGTCGACCCGCTCGACGTCATCCGGCGTGCCCAGCAGCTCGAATCGGTACAGCACCGGCACCTGGCACTTGGCGGAGATCACCGGGCCGGCCAGGCAGTAGTCCTCGCCGAAATTCGTGTTGCCGGCGGCGATCACCCCGCGCAGCAGGCCGCGGTTCTCGGGGTCGTTGAGGAAGTGGATGACCTGCTTCGGGACGGCCCCGGCGTGACGCCCGCCGCCATAGGTGGGGACGACGAGCACATAGGGCTGGGTCACCTGCAGCGAGCCCTCGAGGCGGGGCCGCAGGGGGATGCGGGCGGCGGGCCGTTCCAGCCGCTCGACGAAGCGGCGGGTGTTCTCCGAGACGCTCGAGAAGAACACGAGATCGGGCGTCGCGTCGGGCCCGGGGCCGGTGGCGGCCGCCGGGTGCGCGAGGGCACGGAGCGCAGGGGGCATTCAAGGGCCTTTCGGTCTCGAGTGGGCACTACATGTGGGCTGATAATCGGGTTGCCCGCCCACATCTAGTGGTATCACGACAGGGTTAGTCTACCCAAACATCGAACTACGTGATGACGAACTACGACGGCTCGCAGCCCCGCACTCAGGGCTGTATGCTCCATCAAGTTCGGCATGCCGAACTCAGGCGACGCGACAGAAGGAAGATGCGGTGAGAACGGCGATGGGCAACCGGGCGGCGAGGACGAGAAGGGCGGTGGCAGGGGCGGTCGTGGCGCTCCTGGCACTGGTCGGCTGCGGGGGAGCCGGGACCTCGGCGAGCGGTGACGGGGACGTGCCCACCGTGCTGACCACCTTCACCGTGCTGCAGGACATCGCCCAGAACGTCGCCGGGGAGCACCTGGAGATCGAGTCGATCACGAAGATCGGTGCGGAGATCCACGGCTACGAGCCGACCCCCGCGATGTCGCGAAGGCCTCGGAGGCGGATCTGATCCTGGACAACGGGCTGCACCTCGAATCCTGGTTCGAGAAGTTCGTCGACTCCGCCGATGTCCCCCACGTGGTGGTCTCCGAGGGGATCGACGTCATGGACATCACCGGCGACGCCTACGACGGGACCCCGAACCCCCACGCCTGGATGAGCCCGGAGAACGTCGCGATCTACGTGGACAACATGGTCACCGCCTTCAGCGACCTGGACCCCGAGAACGCCCAGGCGTACGAGGACAGCGCCGCCGCGTACAAGAGCGAGCTGCGCACCATCCAGGACGACCTCATCACCGAGATCGAGACCCTCCCCGAGAGCGAGAGGGCCCTGGTGACCTGCGAGGGCGCGTTCTCCTATCTCGCCCGCGACGTGGGGCTGGAGGAGCACTACATCTGGCCGGTCAACGCCGAGCAGCAGGCCACCCCGCAGCAGATCGCCGGCATCATCGAGACCGTGCGCGCGCAGGGCATCCCCGCGGTGTTCTGCGAATCCACCGTCTCGGACAAGCCGATGCAGCAGGTCGTCGAGGCGACCGACGCCCGCTTCGGCGGGACCCTCTACGTCGACTCCCTCTCCGAGGCGGACGGCCCCGTTCCCACCTATCTCGAGCTGCTCCGCCACGATGCGGACGTCATCGTCACGGGCCTGACCGGTCAGGAGGCGGCAGCATGAGCATCGAGGTCAGCGGGCTGACCGTGCGATACGGCTCGGTCACCGCCGTGGA
Encoded proteins:
- a CDS encoding BPL-N domain-containing protein, producing the protein MDRHRSTSPRGRRAVLTAALLAPLALAAACSSPGAERSVPRALVYRGPAGCPGCAETLAERLGAAPLGMDIMYIGPEEELPLTAESLRGADLFAQPGGGDDVAAAAAEMPDGFASALGQFVRDGGRYLGMCMGAYLAGPEGFGLLEDTVEGEVGAAGFPVTDSADHLVEVTWQDTVRWTYFQEGARLPEAGAESYARYENGDLAAALYELGAGRAALVGPHPEADASWLADAGLTDPDGDDWEFALPLIQHLLR
- a CDS encoding carbohydrate ABC transporter permease, producing the protein MRVSRAETSLNYVILLGFAAFALIPVLTIVLTSVSAPLGQSGGLHLENFARAWTIGGFGRSLGNSVVVAAIVVGLATVLAILAGYAFGTMRFRGSTVLFYLFLLGLMIPSEATIIPLFFDLRSLGLTDTFVAIAMPQVAQSIAFGTFWLRAQFRALPSSLIEAAALDGAGPLQALVRVLVPASRPAIVTMLVLVFMWTWNEFLIALIMAPGGKLRTAPLGLANFQGQYTSETALLAAGAVIVALPTVILFLFLQRHFIRGMLEGVAK
- a CDS encoding carbohydrate ABC transporter permease, which translates into the protein MASGSTGGPPGVTGRRPAGGPLGKPSTGGPREAAAGGASARARRGRPSAVARSPLTPYLFILPAFLVYGAFALYPLGRAAQFSLFEWKGFGPSTFVGLGNYLDLAGDADFLRAIGNALVLIVFYSVIPLAVGLVLAAILRRGQVRGMGFFRTVIFLPQVIALVVVAVAWRQIYSPYGLLNDVLRAVGLDALARGWLGDPGTALAAVGFIGTWVQMGLVMLLMLSGMSRIPAELFEAARLDGAGAVREFFALTLPAVRGEITVALVLTIIAALKTFDLVYMTTSGGPGNTTTVPSFEVYFRAFELRTVGSASAVAIVLTALIFVINVGVTRIGERES
- a CDS encoding MDR family MFS transporter, whose protein sequence is MTDTLSTPTKSLQHREVLQVMTGLLAALFTALLSNTIVSTALPTIMADLNGTQRQYTWVITASLLMMTISTPIWGKLSDLFDKKRLVQLAIVLFVAGSLIAGFATSIPMMMAARVVQGIAMGGLMALVQSIMGAIISPRERGRYAGFMGGVMGIATVSGPLLGGVITDGLGWRWTYFVCVPLAVASLVLIQLKLRIPPQPARRVSIDYAGGILIALTAALPMLWVTFAGSSYDWISWESAAFVGGFLLTATLGVIVELRAPEPIVPIRLLRNNTAALMIVASIAVGVAMFGPAVFLTQYFQLGKGHTPTEAGLLILPMIIVQTFSSAIGGMIVSRTGRWKPIMLLGSVLMVLGLSGLGAVDHTTGYLWVAISMALTGAGVGALIQNIVLAVQNTVDVTDVGASSATIAFFRSLGGAIGVSALGAILTNRVAAGVQERLAEQGITGADVGGQGSDTQLDLSDLPGPVQDLVHDAYADGFGHIFLIAAIISLITLVAVLIVRETTLRTTIGLAPKETDQQAAADGPTTEPAHAAAVPAAAGGSGDGSRSVQGESAAEARHSTDRPAGGA
- the nrdI gene encoding class Ib ribonucleoside-diphosphate reductase assembly flavoprotein NrdI, encoding MPPALRALAHPAAATGPGPDATPDLVFFSSVSENTRRFVERLERPAARIPLRPRLEGSLQVTQPYVLVVPTYGGGRHAGAVPKQVIHFLNDPENRGLLRGVIAAGNTNFGEDYCLAGPVISAKCQVPVLYRFELLGTPDDVERVDHGLDRFWEQEPVAAPQP
- the nrdF gene encoding class 1b ribonucleoside-diphosphate reductase subunit beta; translated protein: MTVITEPHPLLEHSITPPGYRHDPTARLRPINWNRVGDEKDLEVWNRLTANFWLPEKVPLSNDLQSWQQQLDDVQRTATMRVFTGLTMLDTVQATVGEVCQIQDARTEHEEAVYTNIAFMQSVHARSYSSVFSTFCSTPEIDSAYRWAVENDLLQQRCTTVLQHYYGDDPLRRKVSSTLLSSLLLYAGFYLPLHFSVRATLTNTADMVRLILRDKAVHGYYSGFKYQRGLAQHDQATQENMREFTYALLEELYELELQYSSELYEPLGLMDDVAAFVRYNANKALMNLGYPARFTAEETRVSPEILAALSPGSDENHDFFSGSGSAYVIGTAEETSDEDWDF
- a CDS encoding MarR family winged helix-turn-helix transcriptional regulator is translated as MPQTTIDREDPGDAGAILRELVTTLRVFRYAGQQSGQRTAWSTASGVLQFLDHRDARLSELAREVSASVSVTSRAVDALEQDGHVERRVDASDGRACVVSLTPRGRTHLHETQREIAAEFTDVLHDWSPQEIHDALEVLQKLNLRLADFTSRLHGGQGKDLTR
- a CDS encoding carbohydrate kinase family protein; its protein translation is MFPLPTDPARPEDSGTPAGASTPAPPGAAECQDWDPLAAQRTATDPPLDVLLSGTVFFDIVFTGMERLPQPGEEMWSKGMGSSPGGIANLATAAARLGLRTGLVAGFGDDAYADWMWHTMAQEEGIDLSASRRFDDFHSALTVSIAAEGDRAMATHGHELPEPLSTLIAAAPAARAAVVDLAGETSWWAQLAQRGSLIFADIGFDETGRWDPADLAPLAHCHAFTPNALEAMAYTRTDSPDKAVRALAEMVPLAVVTDGAHGSYAIDSTTGEEAYCPAVPVTAIDTTGAGDVFAAAMVLGTLASWPLEERLRFASLCSALAVQQFGGSLAAPGWGDITDWWRCMSEAAEGGDLRAAYTRSGYRFLDALVPDHPVQGRRRAQGTFALRSDAGVH